From the Danio aesculapii chromosome 9, fDanAes4.1, whole genome shotgun sequence genome, one window contains:
- the kctd4 gene encoding BTB/POZ domain-containing protein KCTD4, with protein MEWNLRRMESELRQINPDLLQPSKSFKKPSSGTITINVGGYLYAAQRHTLAKHPGSLLEEMVTGKKPVLHVDSMGNTFIDRDGPIFRHILNFLRLGELVLPEDFKETELLRREANFYRLSELAQALQDWEQQQATQREPAFLEVTDSHERSQGLRVYCSDNTFIEKVKNRLVQISKSRLDGFPEEFEVSSNIIQFRHFIKSEQGSRLVLKQDSTFLCTLECLKLETVMLALKGGFRLITSLDSSRGSVVQCEALHFVK; from the coding sequence ATGGAATGGAACCTCAGAAGGATGGAGAGCGAACTGAGACAGATCAATCCGGACCTGCTGCAGCCCAGCAAGAGCTTTAAGAAACCCTCCTCTGGCACCATCACCATCAACGTGGGGGGGTACCTGTACGCAGCCCAGAGGCACACCCTTGCCAAACACCCTGGCTCCCTGCTGGAAGAAATGGTGACTGGGAAGAAGCCAGTGCTGCACGTGGACTCAATGGGTAACACCTTCATTGACCGGGACGGCCCCATCTTCCGGCACATATTGAACTTCTTGCGCTTGGGTGAGTTAGTGCTTCCCGAAGACTTCAAGGAAACCGAACTGCTCCGCAGAGAAGCCAACTTCTACCGCTTGAGCGAACTAGCCCAAGCCCTTCAGGACTGGGAGCAGCAGCAGGCCACGCAACGCGAACCCGCCTTTCTGGAGGTGACGGACAGCCACGAGCGCTCGCAGGGTCTCAGAGTCTACTGCAGTGACAACACCTTCATCGAGAAGGTCAAGAACCGGCTGGTGCAGATCTCCAAGAGTCGTCTGGACGGCTTTCCGGAGGAGTTCGAAGTGTCATCTAACATCATCCAGTTTCGGCATTTCATCAAGTCGGAGCAGGGCTCGCGGCTTGTGCTGAAGCAGGACAGCACGTTTTTGTGTACTCTAGAGTGTCTGAAGCTGGAGACGGTGATGCTGGCTCTCAAGGGAGGCTTTCGTCTGATCACCAGCCTGGACAGCAGTCGAGGATCAGTGGTCCAGTGCGAGGCTCTGCATTTTGTCAAGTGA